One Polynucleobacter sp. MG-5-Ahmo-C2 genomic window carries:
- a CDS encoding ferredoxin — MSFTHHLFFCLNQRSNGENCCDRHNAFALFEYAKNRVKELGLAGPGKIRVNKAGCLDRCADGPVMVVYPEGIWYTLVDQEDVEEIIQSHLVAGRPVERLQLS; from the coding sequence ATGAGCTTTACACACCACCTGTTTTTTTGCTTAAACCAACGTAGCAATGGCGAAAATTGTTGTGATCGTCATAATGCATTTGCATTATTTGAGTACGCCAAAAATAGAGTCAAAGAATTGGGGCTTGCCGGCCCCGGTAAGATTCGTGTAAACAAAGCAGGTTGCTTAGATCGCTGTGCTGATGGCCCTGTGATGGTGGTCTATCCAGAGGGTATTTGGTATACCCTTGTGGACCAGGAAGATGTTGAAGAAATTATCCAATCGCATTTAGTGGCTGGGCGCCCAGTTGAGCGCTTGCAGTTGTCATAG
- a CDS encoding VanZ family protein gives MDQKDQRPHKFAWPLQAMPLARAMSLSYALLIVYVSLNPFDFDFGNGIDASAWVGAPLPRFITLFDVSVNILAYIPFGFLLVFAAYPRWRNFVALSIALGLSALLALSVETLQSWLPTRIPSLMDWWANMFGGLLGGLLAIPLGPQWLSGSVIRRRFDQWFGLNWAACALFLLFPWSQIYPQSSWLGTGVWGHAIFGSIDWGTLVINQVVQETLITALCWLGVALLLSSGLRTKAPQWRILNGLLCITVVMKTFFTALQFGGEFSLIWLTAGALWGMVLASFLLRGALRLNQRGRLILALFCLVSATIAIHVLPDNPYFILNLRHWHQGRLLHFNELMQWVSVVWLPIALIWMIYNAAELKPKH, from the coding sequence ATGGATCAAAAAGATCAGCGCCCCCATAAGTTTGCATGGCCTTTGCAGGCTATGCCTTTGGCTAGGGCAATGAGCCTTAGTTATGCGCTATTGATCGTTTATGTCAGTCTTAACCCTTTTGATTTTGATTTCGGTAATGGTATTGACGCGTCGGCCTGGGTAGGCGCACCGCTGCCCCGGTTTATTACTTTATTTGATGTTTCCGTGAATATCTTGGCGTATATCCCTTTTGGATTTTTGCTGGTTTTTGCTGCCTATCCTCGTTGGCGTAACTTTGTGGCCTTGAGTATTGCCTTGGGCCTAAGTGCGCTACTGGCATTGAGCGTGGAAACTTTGCAATCGTGGTTGCCAACCCGCATCCCTAGTTTGATGGATTGGTGGGCAAATATGTTTGGCGGTTTATTAGGCGGCTTATTAGCCATCCCCCTAGGTCCACAATGGTTATCAGGTAGCGTAATTCGACGTCGCTTTGATCAATGGTTTGGTCTCAATTGGGCCGCATGCGCACTCTTCTTATTATTTCCTTGGTCACAAATTTATCCCCAAAGTTCATGGCTAGGAACCGGCGTGTGGGGCCATGCAATTTTTGGTTCAATCGACTGGGGGACCTTGGTTATCAATCAAGTGGTGCAAGAAACTTTGATTACTGCCCTTTGTTGGCTTGGGGTTGCTTTATTGCTCTCTTCAGGTTTACGCACTAAGGCCCCGCAGTGGCGAATTCTCAATGGGTTGCTTTGCATAACTGTGGTCATGAAAACCTTTTTTACTGCTCTCCAGTTTGGTGGAGAATTCAGCTTGATATGGCTTACAGCCGGTGCATTATGGGGAATGGTGTTGGCAAGTTTCTTGCTAAGAGGCGCCCTGCGACTCAATCAAAGAGGAAGACTTATCTTGGCATTATTTTGTTTAGTGAGCGCTACTATCGCTATTCATGTGCTGCCCGATAATCCTTATTTCATCCTGAATCTGCGGCATTGGCATCAAGGGCGTCTATTACACTTTAATGAGTTAATGCAGTGGGTATCGGTGGTATGGTTACCAATAGCCTTAATTTGGATGATTTATAACGCCGCTGAACTAAAACCCAAACATTGA
- a CDS encoding biotin--[acetyl-CoA-carboxylase] ligase: MTANCILERVAETQSTNNDLLERWRAGELIDPVARIAHKQTAGKGRAGRTWLAHPEDSICFSLAYPFTRKPGELSGLSLLVGLAVIAGIAQACDLSEVTLHQAGLRLKWPNDLLLNNAKLGGILIEGGQAKSTDPTWMIIGIGMNLRNANAIETSLGNQSELKIGALDQLLSPQSRLPDMEYLWLKLIASLEHHLSEFNQHGFEQHQAQWKKWDAYLGQIVCISGAGKEPICGIAQGIDNAGALLLQQDNKTIAIHAGDVSLRIQS, from the coding sequence ATGACCGCTAATTGCATCCTTGAACGTGTTGCCGAAACCCAATCTACAAATAATGACCTTTTGGAGCGCTGGCGCGCCGGCGAACTGATTGACCCAGTAGCCCGCATTGCTCATAAACAAACAGCTGGCAAAGGCAGGGCTGGACGTACTTGGCTAGCGCACCCTGAAGACTCTATCTGCTTTTCCTTGGCTTATCCATTTACGAGAAAGCCAGGCGAACTGAGCGGGCTTAGTCTTTTAGTTGGATTGGCGGTTATTGCTGGAATTGCACAAGCATGTGATTTGAGTGAGGTAACGCTTCATCAAGCAGGTCTTCGACTGAAGTGGCCAAATGATTTACTGCTGAATAATGCAAAACTTGGCGGCATCTTGATAGAGGGTGGCCAAGCAAAATCTACGGATCCAACCTGGATGATTATTGGTATAGGCATGAACTTGAGGAATGCGAACGCAATTGAAACAAGCTTAGGAAACCAGTCTGAATTAAAGATTGGCGCCCTTGATCAGCTGCTTTCACCTCAATCAAGGCTACCTGATATGGAATATCTCTGGTTGAAGCTCATTGCATCTCTAGAACATCATTTAAGCGAATTTAATCAACATGGTTTTGAACAGCACCAGGCGCAATGGAAAAAATGGGATGCTTATCTAGGCCAGATAGTATGTATATCTGGCGCAGGTAAAGAGCCCATCTGCGGCATTGCTCAGGGCATAGATAATGCAGGCGCTTTACTATTGCAACAAGACAATAAAACAATTGCCATTCATGCGGGCGACGTTTCCTTAAGAATTCAATCATGA
- a CDS encoding type III pantothenate kinase, which translates to MSLYLLFDVGNTRLKWAAVESTQQPSDRQKKLWAYSGSISSKSLASPEHRSELADYIAKTLPKPDAIGFTCVAGQDAIENLQSLFPQWNDVSWKQLTGDSQYAGARTLYEDPSKLGADRWASVIGARALSNTNILIINAGTATTLDLLGANGVHYGGWILPGLELMQKSLEGNTAQLPLAARDQSSNGFGLSTNNAIISGCDAAQIGAIQYAIQLAKEMNHPVERVWIDGGNAKILVAEMSKSKTQSSLSIEATEGLVLRGIWAWLLQNL; encoded by the coding sequence ATGAGCCTTTACTTACTATTTGATGTTGGTAATACGCGTCTTAAATGGGCCGCTGTCGAATCAACACAACAGCCATCAGATCGACAAAAAAAATTATGGGCTTACTCTGGATCAATCAGTAGCAAATCGCTAGCCTCACCTGAACACAGATCAGAGTTGGCTGATTACATTGCAAAAACCTTGCCTAAACCCGATGCCATTGGTTTTACTTGTGTTGCCGGTCAAGATGCCATTGAAAATCTTCAATCACTATTTCCGCAATGGAATGACGTTTCTTGGAAACAACTCACCGGCGATAGTCAGTACGCCGGTGCACGTACCCTCTATGAAGATCCAAGTAAGCTCGGCGCGGACCGCTGGGCCTCTGTCATTGGCGCTCGCGCCCTCTCCAATACCAACATACTCATCATTAATGCTGGTACCGCCACTACGCTTGATCTGCTTGGCGCTAATGGCGTTCACTATGGCGGATGGATATTGCCTGGGCTTGAGCTAATGCAAAAAAGCTTAGAGGGTAATACCGCGCAATTGCCGCTCGCAGCTCGTGATCAAAGTAGCAATGGTTTTGGTCTATCTACCAACAACGCTATCATCAGTGGTTGTGATGCTGCGCAAATTGGCGCCATTCAATACGCAATTCAGTTAGCAAAAGAAATGAATCATCCCGTTGAAAGAGTTTGGATTGATGGTGGTAATGCCAAGATTTTGGTAGCCGAGATGAGTAAATCTAAAACGCAATCTTCATTATCAATAGAGGCAACTGAAGGCTTGGTGTTGCGCGGCATATGGGCCTGGCTACTGCAAAATCTTTAA
- the rfaE2 gene encoding D-glycero-beta-D-manno-heptose 1-phosphate adenylyltransferase, with amino-acid sequence MTSLHPPSFESKVCPLDQLAARIAKLPRPLVFTNGVFDILHRGHASYLAQARALGACLVVGVNSDASVKMLGKGEDRPINSEADRQALLAALESVDMAVLFTEQTPVSLIEKIRPDIYVKGGDYAIDTLAETHLVKTWGGKAIAIPFLYERSTTSLLGKIRA; translated from the coding sequence ATGACTTCTTTGCACCCACCTTCTTTTGAGTCTAAGGTTTGTCCTTTAGATCAGCTTGCTGCTCGTATTGCGAAGCTTCCGAGGCCACTGGTCTTTACCAATGGCGTGTTTGACATTCTGCATCGTGGGCATGCCAGCTATTTAGCGCAAGCGCGCGCTTTAGGGGCTTGCTTAGTGGTTGGCGTTAATTCAGATGCATCGGTCAAGATGCTGGGTAAGGGTGAGGACAGGCCTATTAACTCTGAGGCAGATCGTCAGGCTTTGTTGGCCGCACTTGAAAGCGTGGATATGGCTGTGCTCTTTACCGAGCAAACACCAGTGAGCTTAATTGAGAAAATTCGCCCAGATATTTATGTCAAGGGCGGTGATTATGCAATCGACACTCTTGCGGAAACCCATCTAGTCAAAACTTGGGGCGGTAAAGCGATTGCGATTCCATTTCTGTATGAGCGTTCAACTACTAGCTTATTAGGCAAGATCCGCGCTTAA
- a CDS encoding glutathione peroxidase, giving the protein MHRESSYLPRTVFTWVFILTALLLGAQVVNAAPSCSPLLSQTFPRLQDETPQNLCQFQGKVILVVNTASFCGFTGQYEGLEKIYAKYKDQGFVVLGFPSNDFGQQEPGSNKEIADFCKNTYDVKFPMFAKSSVSGSNPNPLFKMLIAKTGTTPKWNFYKYLIDRNGNFVDSYGSMTKPTSSTITTEIEKLLAEKPQ; this is encoded by the coding sequence ATGCACCGCGAGTCATCCTACTTACCCCGTACAGTTTTTACTTGGGTTTTTATCCTAACTGCCCTCCTATTAGGAGCCCAAGTTGTCAATGCAGCCCCCAGCTGCAGCCCCTTACTGTCTCAGACCTTTCCACGCCTGCAGGATGAGACACCTCAAAATCTCTGCCAATTTCAGGGGAAAGTGATTCTGGTAGTCAACACCGCCAGCTTTTGTGGTTTTACGGGCCAATATGAGGGCCTAGAAAAGATCTATGCCAAATATAAAGATCAAGGCTTTGTCGTTCTAGGCTTCCCCTCCAATGACTTTGGTCAGCAAGAGCCAGGTAGCAATAAGGAGATTGCTGACTTTTGTAAAAATACTTATGACGTGAAATTTCCGATGTTTGCAAAAAGTTCAGTTTCAGGCAGCAATCCAAACCCCCTCTTCAAGATGTTGATTGCTAAAACTGGCACAACACCAAAATGGAATTTCTATAAATATTTGATCGATCGCAATGGCAATTTTGTTGACTCGTATGGCAGTATGACTAAGCCAACCAGCAGCACTATCACTACCGAGATCGAAAAACTCTTGGCAGAAAAACCCCAATGA
- a CDS encoding NAD(P)/FAD-dependent oxidoreductase yields MSKKRVAIIGAGISGLGCAYALREHPEFDLTLYEAGDHIGGHSNTVDFKCAIDGKEISQGVDTGFLVFNRKTYPRLVRLFEEIKAPVAPSEMSFSVSIDTSDKKHAHRNIEWAGNDLNSFFGQRSNLLSPSFWRMAFDILRFNRLATQLAQEQIEAGHLYKEPDETIANFLDRNRFSQSFKENYFLPMIGAIWSCSVEQMLEFPIQTMVRFCHNHGLLQIQNRPQWLTIKGGSREYVKRIIAALKESKVKIVREGVVRVNANQDGGSQVEVISQSGSAFFDEVVMACHSDQTLDLVHGIHQQARNILAAIPYQKNRAILHTDIRFLPEAKRCWAAWNYTAKSGMTISSKQHVSVNYLINRLQPLPAQLKDIQIIVSLNPASEPDPKLVHQEIHYSHPVFDMSAIQAQKELPLIQGTASIWYCGAWTGFGFHEDGLRSGELVAEALIESIHSPLKSHPKQDAQ; encoded by the coding sequence ATGAGCAAAAAAAGAGTTGCCATTATTGGCGCTGGTATTTCTGGCCTTGGATGTGCTTATGCGCTACGAGAGCATCCTGAATTTGACCTAACCCTGTATGAGGCTGGCGATCATATCGGCGGCCACAGCAACACCGTCGACTTCAAGTGCGCTATTGATGGAAAAGAAATCTCCCAGGGTGTTGACACCGGATTCTTAGTCTTTAATCGCAAAACATATCCACGCTTAGTCCGCCTCTTTGAAGAAATTAAAGCCCCAGTAGCGCCTTCTGAAATGTCCTTCTCCGTATCGATTGATACATCCGATAAAAAACATGCCCATCGGAATATTGAATGGGCAGGCAATGACCTAAACTCCTTCTTTGGACAAAGATCAAATCTTTTATCTCCATCATTTTGGAGAATGGCTTTTGATATCTTGCGCTTTAATCGCTTGGCCACTCAGCTAGCCCAAGAGCAAATTGAAGCGGGCCACCTTTACAAAGAGCCTGATGAAACTATTGCTAATTTTTTAGACCGTAATCGATTTAGCCAAAGCTTTAAAGAGAATTATTTTCTGCCGATGATTGGCGCAATCTGGTCATGCTCAGTCGAGCAAATGCTCGAGTTTCCCATTCAAACAATGGTCCGCTTTTGCCATAACCATGGTTTGCTTCAAATTCAGAATCGTCCACAATGGTTAACTATCAAAGGTGGCTCTCGGGAGTATGTCAAACGCATCATTGCCGCCCTTAAAGAGTCTAAAGTAAAGATTGTGCGCGAAGGTGTTGTACGCGTTAATGCCAATCAAGACGGTGGATCTCAGGTTGAGGTAATCAGTCAATCAGGTTCAGCTTTTTTTGATGAGGTGGTGATGGCATGTCATAGCGATCAAACGCTTGATCTCGTTCATGGCATTCATCAACAGGCTCGCAATATTTTGGCAGCAATTCCTTACCAAAAAAATCGTGCCATTCTCCATACAGATATTCGCTTTTTACCAGAAGCAAAACGTTGTTGGGCTGCTTGGAACTACACTGCTAAATCTGGCATGACGATTTCATCCAAACAGCACGTGAGCGTGAACTACCTGATTAATCGCTTACAGCCTCTTCCTGCACAATTAAAAGACATTCAAATTATTGTTAGCCTGAACCCCGCATCAGAACCCGATCCAAAACTAGTGCATCAAGAGATTCACTATTCACACCCAGTGTTCGATATGAGCGCTATCCAAGCTCAGAAAGAATTGCCTCTTATACAAGGCACGGCGTCAATCTGGTATTGTGGCGCCTGGACTGGATTCGGCTTTCATGAAGATGGTTTACGCTCAGGCGAGTTGGTTGCAGAGGCCTTAATAGAAAGTATTCACTCACCGCTAAAGAGCCACCCCAAACAAGATGCGCAATAA
- a CDS encoding DUF1365 domain-containing protein, producing MNQPKINFGVVKHQRLRPARNSFGYGVFTLSIPMRARQQASDLLSRHGLHDNRLGLFSFFDKDHGLGQADSLRWIENILQENQVPNIDGEIWLQTFPRVLGYVFNPVSFWICTRANGQVQAVLAEVNNTFGERHCYLLHKNSGEVLRSGETLSSQKVFHVSPFCAVRGNYHFRFLFPQDSNSGANSVCRIELHEDGLPLINTSISGSSRPLSRSNLWLAFLRYPLMSLGVIFRIHWQAFKLWVKGVPFHSKPTPPEFEVSK from the coding sequence ATGAATCAGCCAAAGATTAACTTTGGGGTTGTAAAACATCAGCGACTTAGACCGGCTAGGAATAGCTTTGGCTATGGTGTTTTTACTCTATCAATTCCGATGCGAGCAAGACAGCAAGCTTCCGATCTTCTGAGTCGGCACGGGCTTCACGACAATCGCCTAGGCTTGTTTTCTTTCTTTGATAAAGACCATGGCTTAGGACAAGCAGATAGCTTGCGGTGGATTGAAAACATTTTGCAAGAAAACCAGGTTCCAAATATTGATGGGGAAATCTGGTTACAAACCTTTCCCAGGGTATTGGGTTATGTATTCAACCCAGTGAGTTTTTGGATATGCACCCGTGCAAACGGCCAAGTACAGGCCGTATTGGCTGAAGTGAACAATACCTTTGGCGAGCGCCACTGTTACCTGTTGCATAAAAATTCTGGCGAGGTATTGCGCTCAGGTGAAACGCTCAGCAGTCAAAAGGTATTTCATGTTTCGCCATTTTGTGCAGTGCGTGGCAACTATCATTTTCGCTTCCTATTCCCGCAAGACAGCAATAGCGGTGCAAATTCTGTTTGCCGTATTGAGCTTCACGAAGATGGCCTCCCGCTTATCAATACAAGCATTAGCGGTAGTAGTCGCCCACTCAGTCGATCTAACCTTTGGCTAGCGTTTTTGCGTTACCCACTGATGAGTCTTGGAGTCATTTTTCGGATACATTGGCAAGCATTCAAACTATGGGTAAAAGGTGTACCCTTTCACTCCAAGCCCACTCCACCCGAATTTGAAGTTAGCAAATGA
- a CDS encoding cyclopropane-fatty-acyl-phospholipid synthase family protein, translated as MNRPGQSLLSRLNFSQPKRPAQKKQSHLGAETLLSLLSQLSSGHLKVTLPDANIREFGNKSDALHAEIQILDWSVFKQVLSHGDIGFAESYIRGEWNTPDLKAVLELAIRNRRILEKAIYGSWYGSILYRIRHWLRDNSKTGSRKNIHAHYDLGNAFYTLWLDPTMSYSSAWFSEGEKQSLADAQRAKITRILQSLDTKPGDHVLEIGCGWGGVMEEALRSNIAITGLTLSTEQKAFAEDRLQKVQSQIERPAPFAVRLQDYRDCQEQFEGIASVEMFEAVGEKHWPEYFQTIAKCLKAGGKACIQTIVIAEELFERYRHSTDFIQQYVFPGGMLPSRTSFKESAAKAGLQIDGEFAFGADYAKTLCLWRDRFNQKLHEVHDLGFDEAFVRLWNFYLMYCAAGFSERNIDVVQFTLSHKPIQASPNALSA; from the coding sequence ATGAATCGTCCTGGTCAATCTTTACTTTCGCGTCTTAACTTTTCGCAGCCGAAACGGCCTGCTCAGAAGAAGCAATCTCATTTGGGTGCAGAAACTCTACTGAGCCTCTTATCCCAACTTAGCAGTGGTCACCTAAAAGTAACACTACCCGATGCCAATATCAGAGAATTTGGCAATAAATCAGACGCATTGCATGCGGAGATTCAAATTCTGGATTGGTCTGTATTTAAGCAAGTTCTGTCACACGGGGATATTGGCTTTGCTGAAAGTTATATTCGCGGAGAGTGGAACACTCCAGACCTCAAAGCCGTCCTAGAGCTTGCAATTCGTAATCGCAGAATTTTAGAAAAAGCGATTTATGGTAGTTGGTATGGATCAATACTATATCGCATCAGACACTGGTTACGGGATAACAGCAAGACTGGCAGCCGCAAGAATATCCATGCCCACTATGACCTAGGTAATGCCTTTTACACCTTATGGCTAGACCCCACCATGAGTTACTCGAGCGCTTGGTTTTCAGAGGGTGAAAAACAATCGCTCGCTGATGCCCAACGCGCCAAAATCACTCGCATTTTGCAGTCCCTCGACACCAAACCTGGCGACCATGTTTTAGAAATTGGCTGTGGTTGGGGTGGCGTCATGGAAGAAGCACTTCGTAGCAATATAGCGATTACTGGCCTTACGCTTTCAACTGAGCAAAAAGCCTTTGCCGAAGATAGGCTACAAAAAGTTCAATCGCAAATCGAACGCCCCGCACCTTTTGCTGTACGTCTTCAGGATTATCGCGATTGCCAAGAACAATTTGAGGGTATTGCCTCTGTAGAAATGTTTGAAGCTGTTGGCGAAAAGCATTGGCCAGAATATTTTCAAACGATTGCCAAATGCTTAAAGGCTGGTGGCAAAGCTTGTATTCAAACAATTGTGATTGCTGAAGAACTCTTTGAACGTTACCGCCATAGCACCGACTTTATTCAACAATATGTATTTCCTGGAGGCATGCTACCTTCACGCACCAGCTTTAAAGAGAGTGCTGCCAAAGCAGGACTTCAGATTGACGGAGAATTTGCATTTGGGGCTGACTACGCTAAAACACTTTGCCTCTGGCGTGACAGATTCAATCAAAAGCTGCATGAAGTGCATGACCTAGGGTTTGATGAAGCTTTTGTACGGCTCTGGAATTTCTATTTGATGTATTGTGCTGCTGGGTTTTCAGAGCGTAATATTGATGTTGTGCAATTCACCCTCAGCCATAAACCCATACAAGCATCACCGAATGCTCTGAGCGCATGA
- a CDS encoding SDR family oxidoreductase — protein MKQKGLPDFSEKRVWLIGASSGIGEACAKALIKTGAKVALSSRRVERLHPIADLGHPGQALVVPLDVTVDAQLKNGYQSILSAWGGIDLLLFVSGVYAPLRADNFDIDIAEQTIDANLLGPMRSVALVLPEMLKAHAGHIAIVGSVAGYSGLPKALAYGPSKAAIINFCETLYYDLLPQGVSVHMISPGFVATEATAQNDFEMPALISAEEAATEILNGIQRGEFDIHFPKRFSRFLKFLRIMPYPIYFWIVHRFVKI, from the coding sequence ATGAAACAAAAAGGGCTCCCTGATTTTTCAGAAAAACGCGTCTGGTTGATTGGCGCCTCCAGCGGGATTGGCGAGGCTTGCGCTAAAGCATTGATTAAAACTGGAGCTAAAGTGGCACTCTCCAGCCGAAGAGTGGAGCGCTTACATCCAATTGCAGATCTTGGTCATCCAGGGCAAGCACTTGTAGTGCCATTAGATGTAACTGTTGATGCGCAATTGAAAAATGGCTACCAATCAATTTTGAGCGCATGGGGCGGGATTGATTTATTGCTATTTGTTTCTGGTGTGTATGCACCCCTTCGGGCGGACAACTTTGATATTGATATCGCAGAGCAAACGATTGATGCAAACCTCCTGGGGCCCATGAGATCTGTTGCGCTTGTATTACCTGAAATGCTTAAAGCTCACGCAGGTCATATTGCTATTGTGGGAAGTGTTGCAGGCTACAGTGGCCTTCCCAAGGCCTTAGCCTATGGACCAAGCAAAGCTGCCATCATTAATTTCTGCGAGACGCTTTACTACGATCTACTCCCTCAGGGAGTGAGCGTTCACATGATTTCTCCTGGCTTTGTAGCCACCGAAGCAACCGCTCAAAATGATTTTGAGATGCCTGCCCTGATTAGCGCTGAAGAGGCGGCCACTGAAATTTTGAATGGTATTCAAAGGGGAGAATTTGATATTCACTTCCCTAAGCGATTTTCAAGGTTCTTAAAATTCCTCAGAATCATGCCGTATCCCATCTACTTTTGGATAGTGCACCGCTTCGTCAAAATCTAA